The sequence TCCACTCCTAGAGAGACAAAGCCCTCGGCCCCTCCTGCAGCCGTCCCACTTACCAAGTCCGAACGCGAGCGCCCAGCTGGTGCGTATGCTCGTCGGTTTTAGATATACTGTACACTTGTTCTCGTTTTACCCTGAATTTTATTATTTTTTCTTTCGATTTTTATTCATTTATTTACATGAACATACTAACGCATCGCCTACCAGACCCAGCAAACAAGTCCTACGGATGGGAGGGAAACTCTCCCACCTCCCCTCCTCGTGCTGCCGCATCCACATCGGCTGCCCCTCCCGCCAGCTCCGGCCCCGTTTCTCACCCGGAGCCTATGGACCTTGAAGAAATCGTCAATCCCGACCACAAAAAGGAAGGCGGTGACTGGTTTGCCGTTTTCAACCCCAAGGCCAAACGTGCTGTCGACGTCAGCTTAACACTTACCTTGGCCCATGAGAGGTGAGTTGATCGTTTTATTCCAGTCTGGGTTGCCTGGGTGTCGTGGCTTTTAGCTACGACGAACCGGTATTCTACCGCGTTGCATATCAAACCTTGGATCAGAGGCCTGGAACAAAATACCGGCTTGTGCTGTCGAAGCGCACGATAATATCCATACCTCTGGGGAGATGTGTTACGTCATGCGGTGGTCGATGTTGGCGCTTGCCTGTGCTAAACGTTCCGACGGCGTAAAGGGGACAGGGGGTTGTCCCTGTCCGGGGTGCGAGGGCGCTATTTGCAGCCCTATTACAGGCCGCAGCACCCTAGTTCGATGACCATATCAATAGATTCCCCATGTGCAAGGATGAAATTGCTTACCGACCTTTTTCCTCAGCGTCGTCTGCTGCGTTCGATTCTCACAAGACGGAAAATACCTTGCCACTGGGTGCAACCGCAGCGCCCAGATATATGATACCAAAACTGGTGCCAAGACTTGGTGAGTGTTCGTCCCGTCATTCTCTTATCTATCGTGCCGGTCGGTATCACATGGTACTTTGCACAAGACGTGAGGCCAGAGTACCTTGATCTAGGGTGGGAGCGCAGATGGGCTTCTTGATGTTTCTGCCACGGGTGACTTCAGCATTGAAATGAAGGCGTCAGAAGCCTGGGTCATGGCCTATCGGGCGTCGTTGTAGGCTTGATGCGTTGGGTGGAACCTGGACATGTGCCTGTGGTTGTTGAGAGCAGGAATAAATCCGTCGCCTATAAGGAATGCTGCGTCAGCACTGCTGGTATCTTAAGGGCTCTGTTACGGTTGGACGAGGCTTGCAAGTCGCCTGATCGCTTCTTAGCGCTCCAAACTGTTGGATGATATCTATTAAGACCTAGTCCTCCGCTTTCTTATATTCTATATATTACTCCCTTTGCTGACGTTATTTCCATCAGTGTTCTTATTGACGAGGCTGCCACTAAAACCGGCGATTTGTACATCCGTAGCGTATGCTTCAGCCCAGATGGCAAGTATCTCGCGACCGGTGCAGAGGATAAGCAAATTCGGGTACGTTTTCCCATTGTCAATGATATCAAAAAAAACTGACGGGCGCATTCGGATCGTAAATGTGACATGGCCTACCCTTGTCCCTTGGCAAATCTTTCGCCACGATATGACCCGAATTACATCGTTTTCAGATCTGGGATATTGCTAAAAAGCGTATCCAAAAATACTTTGAGGGACATACACAGGAGATCTATTCTCTCGACTTTTCTCGAGATGGTCGCCTCATCGTTTCGGGTTCGGGGGACAAAACCGCGCGTATTTGGGATATGGAAACCGGCTCCTGCAAGGTGCTTCAGATCATCGAGCCAGATGTGGTTGATGCTGGTGTGACGAGCGTTGCAATTTCTCCCGATGGCCGACTCGTCGCTGCGGGTTCTTTGGACACCATTGTCCGTATCTGGGAGACCCACACCGGCAATCTCGTTGAGCGTCTGCGTGGTCACCAAGATAGTGTCTACAGTGTCGCATTCACTCCCGATGGCCGTGGGCTCGTGAGCGGTAGCTTGGACAAGAGTCTCAAGTACTGGGACCTCCGAGGCCTTCTCCAGAACTCGCGCATGGCGACCCCgctcccgcaaggtggcaACATTCCTTCAAACAGCACCAATTTCCCTGGCGGATTGGGACGCAAGGAGGGCGGCGAAAAGGGAAGCGTATGCACGACTAGCTTCTTGGGGCACAAGGATTATGTGCTCAGCGTCGCGGTTTCACCCGACAACCAATGGATTGTGAGCGGCTCCAAGGACCGCGGGGTGCAATTCTGGGATCCTAGGAGCGCGACGCAGCAATTGATGTTGCAGGGACATAAGAACTCGGGTAAGTATAACTTGTGTCATGTGAGCCTGGTTGTGGTGCTGATGTGATTGTTAAGTTATTTCGATTGATTTGAGCCCTGCTGGTGGGCTATTGGCTACTGGAAGTGGTGATTGGCAGGCCCGTGTTTGTGAGTACCCTTGCTTTCTGAATTGGGATAAAATACGAATAACTTTGCCATATACAGGGAGCTACGCCCCACTCCAGTAGATGTTGGTTTGGAACTAACGCAGTCGGCTTGTTTCTGCTGCATATAACTCGAATCTCAAACTCCGGAATGTATTCCAAAAGTCTTATTACATGCCTTCCCCTTTAGTCCCCGCTCTGTACTTATCCTGCCCCGTCTATTGGACCGCAGGATGCTGTTATTTGACCGACCGATTGTTGTGTTTTAGCTGGTTGATATTATTGATTTGTGTTCACTACCGCGGGAGTGTAAACATAGTATAAGAAAGCACATCTTATGGGGGGAAAGAAACATAGGGATATGTATTGTTGGTGAACCAAGATGGTGTCTGGAAATTACCATCTCCGAGGCCGGTCGCCAGCGGAGTGATTTCGAGGGACCCAACCCATGTTAGCATCAGGTTTGTACTGATACGGATGATAGCGCTGCCCCCCATGTCGATCGTCATCCTTGCGCTTGCTTCCACCGTCCGATCGTCTGCTGCGAGATTCATCCGAATGTCTCCCTCTTTTTTCATCCGAGTGTCTGTTACCTTTCTGCAAGACAGAAGGATGAACACTCGATGTAGAACTCGAGCTAGCCGAATCAAAGGCGATGCGAGACCGTTTTCCAGGTGCTTGAGCTGCGACCGCCTCGGCACTGCGTTTCTTCTGCGCTGTAGCTACAGGAGCAAGCCACTTAGACAACGAATTCCCACGTTTGAACACATCTAAAAAAAACCCCACTTGCCTAATTCTTCCGCATACCATTCTGGCCGAATATCATGCGGATTCCATACGTTTTTCGGAAAGTTCGTTCCGGTCTCGTCGACTTCGacaaaatccacgagtttgGCGTATATATGTGGGTTGTTGAAGGACTTGTTTTTCATGAGAATGTCGTTGAAATGTGTTCCTTGTTTTTTGAGGGCGAGGAACTTGGATATTTTGGCCTGTGGAGTGAGGGTCAAGTTGAGAAAGTGTCATGAACCGAGAATGCTACGCACAGCAAGCTCGGCGTCCACCGGGTCTTCGGATGGAGGTGGAATACCATAGTTTTCTACTCCTGCGATGGGAGGAGGTCGTAGCAGGGCACGTATTTGTGTCAAATCATCCGCGCCTGCTTGTTTGGGATCATTGGTGGGTTCCAACGAAAGGTCCTGAAGTCTCGGAGGCTCATTGGGTTGTGCTTCTCGTTGTTCCTGGGGAGGCTTGACAGCTTGAGCTATCGTGCGTCGAATTATGGTAGGGTCGATTCGGGGTTTTTTGCCGCCTCGTACTGCTTGTTTTGCTATTCCAATAGTCAATATATTAATTTGGGTAAGTTGAGATGAGAACAAAAGTGACTCACATCCCGTAGAAGAGTCAGTGCCTTCAAGATCCCTGGGTTCCTGTCTCGGAACGTAGAGGAGCCAGGCGTGGACGAAAACAGAGGGGTGCGCCACGCCCGTAGGCGCAGAGACCAGCAAGGTGTGGTTTGAGACTCACATTTGCCACATGTATTTGTTCAGTACTAGAAGATGCCTTCAATATGGGAGTCGATACGGATTTTCGGAGTAGTGAGTCTTTAGACCGAGGCTTGGTAGGCGAAGACCGTTTAACCTCGTCATCACTTCGGTCGTCATCACTATATCCAATGATGCCTAGAAATCTGTTGGGTTAAAGTGACTCGTTGTTGACGGGAAGTGTACATACTCTGCATTGTATACAATAAAGGATGGTAGGCTTGCTGGTTGTGGTTGTGAAGAGAAGGCAAACAAATATCAAATCGCATGGCCTCACTGTGCCAAACACTGAGGATAAGCGAGTTGTACCCAACCACAGTAGCCACCACAGATCTGCTCGGACTTGACTCAAGCTATACTTGAATGTCTTGGTTGAAACGATCTCTTCTGGGATTATTGGCATCTCTCGGAATATTTATTGCTATTTTCTTTGGCGAAGTCTCTCGCGCACAAACGGAAAACCAGGCTGCTGCCCAAGCATTCTTTGAACGTGCTCAGCATGACACACAAGGGCATACGAATAACTGGGCTGTGCTTGTCTGTGCCTCGAGATATTGGTTTAACTATAGAGTAAGACAGTTCTTTCCGATTACTTTTCTTACTAACTCGTCCGTAATAAACCATTGAAGCACATGGCCAATGCTCTAGGAATGTAGGTTTTATCTTCTTCGCATTTGGTAGACGCATTTACTTGAACAGGATGGCAGGTACCGCACCGTCAAACGGCTTGGTATTCCAGACTCTAATATCATTTTGATGTTGGCGGACGACGCTGCGTGTAACACACGGAACAAGTTCCCCGGCTCTGTATACGCCAACCCTGGTCGGCAGATGGACCTCTATGGAGATAATATTGAGGTGGACTATCGAGGATATGAAGTTACAGTTGAAAACTTTATTCGTCTCTTGACTGGTAGGTTGTATGTGTGCTGCCATGGTATTGCCACGTCTTTGACTGATGTTTAAACCATCAGGCCGAGTGGAGCCTTCTCTTCCGCGCTCGAAACGACTTTTGACCGACGACCGATCGAATATATTTGTATACATGACGGGCCATGGGGGGAATGAATTCCTCAAATTTCAGGACAATGAAGAGATCAGCGCTTTTGATATCGCTGATGCGTTCGAACAGATGTGGCAGAAAAAGCGGTAGGTATTCCCATGCCTACCCTGGTTTACTCTACATAACCTTCTCTTCCTCAGGTACAATGAGATCTTTTTCATGATCGATACTTGCCAAGCGAACACTATGTACTCCAAATTTTATTCGCCAAACATTCTTGCAACTGGGTCATCAGAATTGGGCGAGAACTCATATTCGGTGTGCAAAGATTGCTATTCCTTCACACGCCACCGCGTACTCACATTAGTGTCAGCATGAGAACGATCACGATATAGGGGTAGCGGTTATCGATAGCTACACGCACTATGTACTCCAATATTTGGAACAGATTAATAAGACAAGCAAGGCGACAATGGCAGATCTGGTATGTCTGTCTATCTCTCATCCAGACAACCCCCTAATGACACGCACCCTTAACCTTGTGTTTTCAGTTTGCAAACTATGACCCTGTCCGAATTAAATCTCATGCCGGAGTCCGCTCCGACCTCTTCAACCGCCCCTTGAGTGCTACGAAAGTCACCGATTTTTTTGGAGGAGTCGCTCAAATCGAAGTATTAGATGAACCGATCCCGAGCTTACCAGCTTTTTGCTCTGCGCAAGAACAGCCTCTCTCGGAAGCATCCTCACAAGGTCGCTCCAGCGATCGCCCCTCATCGAGGGATTCGTCATCTCAGGCACACCCGATCTCAGCTAACCATCCGAGCTTCCCCTCTCGAGCCAAATGGCATTCTGGAAATACGCCTCCGGCAAACGAATTAATTGGTGGCGCAGGAAGAGACGGTTTATGGGCGGCCACGGCCATCGTTGGCGGGCTAATCATGTGGTCTAGATTGAGGGTTTCGTTGCGAATTTAGATTGTAGATATTGATTCCGTTTAGCTTATTGTACAATAGACGTATTACTTGGCTAATTTCCATAACCTAGTTGCAATGTCATTTATCGAGTTGCCAATCACCTTGCCGGGTCGAGCTGCGCGCATTTCGTATCCACTGAATAGCTCCGGAGGTCAGGCCTCGAACCTCAGTTATTGTAATCCCGGTGCCAATGAACTCCGTTGCGACTCATGATTACCATTTTGATTTATGTTGAATTGGGGGGAAGTGATATTCGTTTTCCCCAAATCGGCCTCCCCCCAGTTTATTATGTCCATAGCTCATCATCCGACTAGGGAACCCAAACAAGGAAGTCTAGACTTTGCAGCCACCTTACCGCATGTCCCCTATTGTGTAGATGTCCATGCTCGGAATTTGCACATGTTCCGCTCAAGGATTCATTTCGCGCAAGCTCCGGGGGGTGGGAGGTCTTGCGCCTGGTGGTTTATTGTCACATATTGGTCCAAGCATGGTATAGTGATGGACCTCGAGTAGCGCTTCGGGAGGTCCAGCAAGTTTACGAAACACGCTCTTTAAGAAGCTTGGGCAGCGCTGCGGCGTATAATACAGGCTGTGAAATGCTTTTTTTGATTGACGTAGTTGTTGACCCATCAACGATCAATGGGCCTGAGTAGACCAACCACGCGAGCATGTGCACGGACACCCTCACGTGAAATTCGGCTTTCTATGCAGGGTGCTGCTACGATGGGGATAAACACTGACCGACGCGGATGAAGCTCAAGTAGGATGCCAGAACAGATCGATACGTATATAGATCTGGGGGTTTGACATGGCAAATGAGTAGAAACAAATACATGTGACTGTACAGTACTTTTAGCACCCCAAATTTAAAGGTCTGTCTACCTAATGCATCCTCCGGTCCGATATTTAACCAAATGACCCTTGCAAACAGGAGGAAAGGGGGGGCAGGAGGAAGAAAAGATCGCTCCCGCCAGGATGCCCGTTTTACCGTGCGATTGTATCTTGTGGGAACAAACTCATTCATGCATGTATGCCTCGATACTGTTGTCGAACCGGGAGCCAATCTCAGCGGTCACTTGGTCAAGGTTCTCGAGCGCTGTAATGAGTGCTTCTAACgaatcttcctcgtcttttTGTCCGGTTAACGAGTAGAAGGCAAGTGAGTTAGGGGGAGTTTCATATCGACAATGAAAAGTATATTACTCACCGTACATCTGAATGCGGAGATGGATCTTATTCTCCGAGGGGTGCGGTACGCTTCGTGCGTGGATTGCGCGCAAGGATCATCAACAATAGGCGCATAGCAGCCGACGAAGGGTCATGACGGAAATGTGCAAGGTCTCATTAGTAAAAGTTGACAGACAGAACAAATGGGCTAAAGGCAAAAGAACGATGGGGTGGGAGTTGCCGAAAATCGGTGAACGGGATCGAGCATCCGGGCTATTGCATATAGCCAAGTAATACCGCAGACAATGATTGATGCCATTTGTCGGTGGAGCATAGGGAAATAAGCCCTGGAGTGCGTTTAGCCAGGTATAATGGCGATAAAAAGTCAAGCCCGCGGAGGCAAAATTGACGTATGCGGGGACAAATGCTATCCTCAAGAGGTTAGACGACTGAACAAATAGCGCCACACTAGCTAGCCGGTACGTCGTACGCGGATAGGAGGGCTCCCGGCTTGCACGGCATCTGTAGTAACGCCGAGAGACAATAGAGGGCCGACGCCGAAACACGTTGTGCTGGGTGGAACGGTATCGGCTAGTCGCATAAGGCCGTAAATGCCGACCAGCCACGGGGCCACGGGGGTGATGAAGCTCCGGTGTAAGCGAGGATCGCTGTAATTGTGATGATTCCAACACAGCGTTGTCGCCATAAAACGTGTTGCTGTGCGCCTTTGTGACTAGATATAGCAAGTGCTCCAAACATTGAGAGACCCGGCCGTCTGGAGACATAGTCCTATGGACATGGTGGAGCGGTGTAGGGCCATGGTTTTGGCTAACAGCCGTGACGCAACGGAACACACCGGACAGATCGGTGGAACTGGAAGAAACGAGGAGAATAGAGACAAAAAATTTATCCTCACCTGTACCCGCAGAATTCAACTTTGGGGCTTTTGTCAGTCAATTTAGGGAAATACCCTGGGAGAGTTAGAGGTACAGCAGCTTACTTTTTCATCAGCATCCAGCGCAGACTATTGCCGATGGTGTGCGACTCGTTCATGATACAGTAGGTAGCTGCGGACTTGGTCCAGCCCTTCAACTGGGAAGAGTAAGTTCTGCACGCCAAGTACATAATTAAGGAGAGCTCACTAGGGTTATCTTCTCGACTTCATCTACAACTCCCTTTACTTCGGCCATTGGGACTCGTGGGCGGTCGGGACTGAGAGGATAATTGTAAGGAAGCGACAAACAAATAACAAACAAGCACCTCCGGATGAGTCCTGGAAATGACCGGATACAGCGGATTGACAATAGCGGGTCAATAGGCTGTTTGGACCCAAATACGAGTCAACAGAGACTCCGTCTACAATATGTCACACAAAAGCGGCCGAGTGCCTGTCGTTTGGCGCGTGTGGGCTGAATAGGGCAGTTCGCTTCTGTGCACTCTAATCCTACATCTGTCGGTCTCTCCTCCTAACCGATTTGGCACACATACCCCAGCTGTTATAAAGTCCTCGCATGGCGAACCATCATGGCCCCCCTATCCCTCTCCAGACACGCATCGGCCTCGCTTCATTACCCTCTGTCTCCTGGTTTCACGCCGCACAATTGTCTAGAGGAACTCTGTGATCTTGGGGCTCTATATAACGACCTCTGCTCTACCGTGCTCTTTCATTCACCCCCATGAACACCCGGACTACTGTTTCTGAGACATCGCTGCCATTCTTTGACGCCTCAGCCAGACGAGTTCGACTTCCTCATCCTACTAGTAACTTGAACCACTTGAATACGCAGCTAGTGAGTAACTATAATATCTGAATACGCCCAAAATGTACTTATATAACTACCACAGGACACTGCCTTCTCAAACCAAAAATCCTTAAAAGCACGGCGTACAGCCT comes from Rhizoctonia solani chromosome 4, complete sequence and encodes:
- a CDS encoding GPI-anchor transamidase, which produces MSWLKRSLLGLLASLGIFIAIFFGEVSRAQTENQAAAQAFFERAQHDTQGHTNNWAVLVCASRYWFNYRHMANALGMYRTVKRLGIPDSNIILMLADDAACNTRNKFPGSVYANPGRQMDLYGDNIEVDYRGYEVTVENFIRLLTGRVEPSLPRSKRLLTDDRSNIFVYMTGHGGNEFLKFQDNEEISAFDIADAFEQMWQKKRYNEIFFMIDTCQANTMYSKFYSPNILATGSSELGENSYSHENDHDIGVAVIDSYTHYVLQYLEQINKTSKATMADLFANYDPVRIKSHAGVRSDLFNRPLSATKVTDFFGGVAQIEVLDEPIPSLPAFCSAQEQPLSEASSQGRSSDRPSSRDSSSQAHPISANHPSFPSRAKWHSGNTPPANELIGGAGRDGLWAATAIVGGLIMWSRLRVSLRI
- a CDS encoding HCNGP domain-containing protein; the protein is MQSIIGYSDDDRSDDEVKRSSPTKPRSKDSLLRKSVSTPILKASSSTEQIHVANEPRDLEGTDSSTGSKQAVRGGKKPRIDPTIIRRTIAQAVKPPQEQREAQPNEPPRLQDLSLEPTNDPKQAGADDLTQIRALLRPPPIAGVENYGIPPPSEDPVDAELAAKISKFLALKKQGTHFNDILMKNKSFNNPHIYAKLVDFVEVDETGTNFPKNVWNPHDIRPEWYAEELGKWATAQKKRSAEAVAAQAPGKRSRIAFDSASSSSTSSVHPSVLQKGNRHSDEKRGRHSDESRSRRSDGGSKRKDDDRHGGQRYHPYQYKPDANMGWVPRNHSAGDRPRRW
- a CDS encoding general transcriptional corepressor tupA; translation: MASKHRSLQPTGTAAPPPGGPPAPNLAVPPASARFDELLDTLKHAYDDAQRETIALKMQRDEYEAKINAQVNELNHIRQSLYELEATHKAVRLRYEDEFQRLTQELANRPVAPPTTVPPQAAPYPTEYEREREDREREREHNRERDRIARERERELRDRERESQRDRDRADRDREMRPAESRVPEFHSSKRPAPSTSTPRETKPSAPPAAVPLTKSERERPADPANKSYGWEGNSPTSPPRAAASTSAAPPASSGPVSHPEPMDLEEIVNPDHKKEGGDWFAVFNPKAKRAVDVSLTLTLAHESVVCCVRFSQDGKYLATGCNRSAQIYDTKTGAKTCVLIDEAATKTGDLYIRSVCFSPDGKYLATGAEDKQIRIWDIAKKRIQKYFEGHTQEIYSLDFSRDGRLIVSGSGDKTARIWDMETGSCKVLQIIEPDVVDAGVTSVAISPDGRLVAAGSLDTIVRIWETHTGNLVERLRGHQDSVYSVAFTPDGRGLVSGSLDKSLKYWDLRGLLQNSRMATPLPQGGNIPSNSTNFPGGLGRKEGGEKGSVCTTSFLGHKDYVLSVAVSPDNQWIVSGSKDRGVQFWDPRSATQQLMLQGHKNSVISIDLSPAGGLLATGSGDWQARVWSYAPLQ